The following are from one region of the Halodesulfurarchaeum sp. HSR-GB genome:
- the cobN gene encoding cobaltochelatase subunit CobN — MCSIGLYTATDQPVTAIRAAADRLSGVDLLVRSGAALDGPEAVSEFVDRLARCDVAVFWLHGSESRLPDFESVRERLVERGVPVVVARSGTATGDTDSTVEPGVQSTVRAYLDRGGVLNMENLIRYLADEFDAADWPHDEPVDLPSTGVYHPDHPGATVEDLRETFDPDRPTVGIWFYESHWTFENTRYVDSLVRALQSEGVNAFPVFTNPTGERDARWVAEHWFSDESGAVVDAVLTTFMYSLTMDERGRSASEPADPTTGFLAAMDVPVVQAMVSMRSRAAYRADDAGLPPFELALSVALPELDGVVVSHPISGKERAAGTWDGAADGTAPLLHQPLEDRVGHAARLVSNWARLGRKPPSDKQVAVVLHNYPPSDDGIGTAFGLDTPASLDRLLDQLADRGYRITDRPPDGQRIVEQLVEQLTRDARWTDPEQPESGLARVEPSTYREWFTDLDSELEAAIREEWGPPPTAPIDIPGVDLGSVVVTVQPPRGFEADPEKVYHDSALQPPHEYVAAYGWLREQFDADAVVHLGTHGSLEWLPGKTVGLDGASAPDGLLDGLPNVYPYIVNNPGEGTQATRRSYATIVDHLTPPMDTAGVHEDLADLETMVREYRDRSRDGANDADLTGLATRIREQAQAQDLGPDLGIDDMQNVETDRLVRELHAYLTDVKTSQIRMGLHTLGEPPAGERLVAYLVALTRFANPGAPSLRESVAGAMGIDAERMIEEPATYDPALGSFYAEAAETVSARSLELVGALAERDFEVTRGEIEALSADLPVLGEKRDPEAVADLQAVLWYIADELVPRIEAAEDELANTAAALAGQYVPPGGSGAPTRGNADLLPTGRNFYTLDPRRVPSKAAWQVGQSVAEGVLDRHLDEEGAYPEEVGVVAWGTPTVRTRGETIAQILALLGVEPVWTDAGRVEAVEPVPLDDLGRPRIDVTTRISGLFRDAFPSVAGLVQEAVETVASLDEPPAKNFVRKHALEAGEETAGGAGHLDLKRVFTTRPGGYGSGTNKAITTGEWADESDLADVFVNWGGYAVDGDGEVKAAHDALEERLERIEATVKLEDTAEQDEFDSSDWYAFHGGLKRAVADRSGSEPASYVGDASDPDRPQIYTNEEKLRQTMRTRVLNPDWIDSMEAHDYKGAGDLATTVEITLGWAATTDAVSDTLWEQVADAYAFDEDRQEWFMDENPWALEHVTETLLEAIDRDLWAADQETIDRLRDLQLSVDGELEADPEVAR, encoded by the coding sequence ATGTGTTCCATCGGGCTCTACACGGCGACCGACCAGCCGGTCACCGCGATCAGGGCGGCCGCCGATCGGCTGTCCGGGGTCGACCTCCTGGTCCGCTCGGGGGCCGCCCTGGACGGTCCGGAGGCGGTTTCGGAGTTCGTCGATCGGCTCGCTCGTTGTGACGTGGCGGTTTTCTGGCTGCACGGCTCCGAATCCCGGCTGCCGGACTTCGAATCCGTCCGCGAACGCCTGGTCGAACGCGGCGTTCCAGTCGTCGTCGCTCGATCGGGCACCGCTACGGGGGACACGGATTCGACCGTCGAGCCGGGGGTTCAGTCCACCGTCCGGGCGTATCTCGACCGCGGCGGGGTGCTCAACATGGAGAACCTGATCAGGTACCTCGCCGACGAGTTCGACGCGGCCGACTGGCCCCACGACGAACCGGTCGATCTGCCCTCGACGGGGGTGTACCACCCGGACCATCCGGGGGCGACGGTCGAGGACCTCCGCGAAACCTTCGACCCGGATCGGCCCACCGTGGGCATCTGGTTCTACGAGAGCCACTGGACGTTCGAGAACACCCGGTACGTGGACAGCCTCGTCAGGGCCCTCCAGTCCGAGGGGGTAAACGCCTTCCCGGTGTTCACGAACCCGACCGGGGAGCGAGACGCCCGCTGGGTCGCCGAGCACTGGTTCAGTGACGAATCGGGTGCGGTCGTCGATGCGGTCCTCACGACGTTCATGTACTCACTGACGATGGACGAACGGGGGCGTTCGGCGAGCGAACCGGCCGACCCCACGACCGGATTCCTCGCGGCGATGGACGTGCCCGTGGTGCAGGCGATGGTCTCGATGCGCTCCCGGGCAGCCTATCGGGCCGACGACGCGGGCCTCCCACCCTTCGAACTGGCCCTCTCCGTGGCTCTGCCCGAACTCGACGGCGTGGTCGTCTCCCACCCGATCAGCGGCAAGGAGCGGGCGGCTGGCACGTGGGACGGGGCGGCCGACGGGACCGCACCCCTCCTCCACCAACCACTCGAAGACCGGGTCGGGCACGCGGCCAGGCTGGTATCGAACTGGGCTCGGCTCGGGCGCAAACCCCCCAGTGACAAGCAAGTTGCGGTGGTCCTCCACAACTATCCCCCCTCGGACGACGGGATCGGGACCGCCTTCGGCCTCGACACGCCGGCGAGCCTGGATCGACTCCTGGATCAGTTGGCCGATCGCGGGTATCGAATCACTGATCGGCCCCCGGATGGCCAGCGGATCGTCGAGCAACTGGTCGAGCAACTCACGCGTGATGCCCGGTGGACCGACCCCGAACAGCCCGAGAGCGGGCTCGCTCGGGTCGAGCCGTCGACCTACCGGGAGTGGTTCACCGACCTGGATTCGGAGCTCGAAGCGGCCATTCGCGAGGAGTGGGGCCCGCCACCGACGGCTCCGATCGACATCCCGGGGGTCGATCTGGGGTCGGTTGTGGTCACCGTCCAGCCCCCACGAGGCTTCGAGGCCGACCCCGAAAAGGTGTATCACGACTCCGCCCTGCAGCCGCCCCACGAGTACGTCGCCGCCTATGGCTGGTTGCGAGAACAGTTCGACGCGGACGCGGTGGTGCACCTGGGCACCCACGGGAGCCTGGAGTGGCTCCCGGGCAAGACCGTGGGGCTCGACGGGGCGAGTGCCCCGGACGGCCTGCTCGACGGCCTGCCGAACGTCTACCCGTACATCGTCAACAACCCGGGCGAAGGCACCCAGGCGACCAGACGGTCCTACGCCACGATCGTCGACCACCTGACCCCACCGATGGACACCGCCGGCGTCCACGAGGACCTCGCCGACCTCGAAACGATGGTCAGGGAGTACCGCGATCGATCCCGGGACGGGGCGAACGACGCCGACCTCACCGGTCTGGCGACCCGCATCCGGGAGCAGGCCCAGGCACAGGATCTAGGCCCGGATTTGGGCATCGACGACATGCAGAATGTCGAAACCGACCGGCTGGTCCGTGAACTGCACGCCTACCTGACCGACGTGAAGACGAGCCAGATCCGGATGGGATTGCACACGCTCGGGGAGCCACCCGCGGGCGAGCGACTCGTGGCGTATCTCGTGGCGCTCACACGCTTTGCGAACCCCGGCGCGCCGAGCTTGCGGGAATCGGTGGCCGGAGCCATGGGAATCGACGCCGAACGAATGATCGAGGAGCCAGCGACCTACGATCCGGCGCTTGGCTCGTTCTATGCCGAGGCCGCAGAGACCGTCTCTGCGCGGAGCCTCGAACTCGTGGGCGCGCTGGCCGAGCGTGACTTCGAAGTCACGAGGGGGGAAATCGAGGCACTCTCGGCGGACCTCCCGGTGCTCGGCGAGAAACGTGATCCGGAGGCGGTCGCTGACCTCCAGGCTGTCCTGTGGTACATCGCGGACGAGCTAGTCCCCCGGATCGAGGCCGCCGAGGACGAGCTTGCGAACACGGCCGCCGCGCTCGCCGGGCAGTACGTCCCGCCGGGTGGAAGTGGGGCCCCGACCCGGGGGAACGCGGACCTGCTGCCGACGGGCCGGAACTTCTACACCCTCGATCCGCGGCGCGTGCCCTCGAAGGCGGCCTGGCAGGTCGGCCAGTCGGTCGCCGAAGGCGTCCTCGATCGCCATCTGGACGAGGAGGGAGCATATCCCGAGGAGGTCGGCGTGGTCGCCTGGGGGACCCCGACGGTTCGGACCCGGGGCGAGACGATCGCCCAGATCCTGGCCCTGCTCGGCGTCGAGCCAGTCTGGACCGACGCCGGCCGGGTCGAGGCGGTCGAGCCAGTCCCCCTCGATGACCTGGGCCGTCCCCGGATCGACGTGACGACCCGAATTTCGGGCCTGTTCAGGGACGCGTTCCCAAGCGTGGCCGGACTCGTCCAGGAGGCCGTCGAGACGGTCGCCAGCCTCGATGAGCCGCCGGCGAAGAACTTCGTGCGCAAGCACGCACTCGAAGCGGGAGAGGAAACGGCAGGCGGGGCTGGCCATCTGGACCTGAAGCGGGTCTTCACGACCCGGCCCGGCGGCTACGGGTCCGGGACGAACAAGGCGATCACCACCGGCGAGTGGGCGGACGAGAGCGACCTCGCCGATGTGTTCGTGAACTGGGGCGGCTACGCCGTGGACGGTGACGGCGAGGTGAAAGCGGCTCACGACGCCCTGGAGGAGCGACTCGAACGGATCGAAGCGACAGTAAAACTCGAAGACACCGCCGAACAGGACGAGTTCGACAGTTCTGACTGGTATGCCTTCCACGGCGGGCTCAAGCGGGCCGTGGCCGACCGGAGCGGCAGCGAACCGGCCTCCTACGTGGGGGACGCGAGCGACCCGGACCGACCGCAGATCTACACCAACGAGGAGAAACTCAGACAGACGATGCGCACCAGAGTACTCAACCCCGACTGGATCGACAGTATGGAAGCACACGACTACAAGGGCGCGGGCGACCTCGCGACCACCGTCGAGATCACGCTGGGCTGGGCGGCGACCACCGACGCAGTCAGCGACACGCTGTGGGAGCAGGTGGCAGACGCGTATGCCTTCGACGAGGATCGACAGGAGTGGTTCATGGACGAGAACCCGTGGGCCTTGGAACACGTGACCGAGACGCTCCTGGAGGCCATCGACCGGGACCTCTGGGCGGCCGACCAGGAGACCATCGACCGGCTTCGGGACCTGCAGTTGTCGGTCGATGGCGAACTCGAAGCGGACCCTGAGGTGGCCCGATGA
- a CDS encoding precorrin-8X methylmutase: protein MTDSYETDLGATTEDGEAIAEASLDIVSKLVPGDTLRDRFRRKAVHATGDPEFQYLMRFGNDPIRSGADAVLSGEPIVTDVNMPRHGITDRGHDCEKYTALGEGDDRAEETGITRTEAGVLALDEQGVYDDAIAVIGNAPTAALSLAERIEAGTRPAAVVATPVGFIKAAESRARLREVGEATGVPTITNVGRRGGSGLAAALTNELIHVATDIEDGVIEA from the coding sequence ATGACGGACTCCTACGAAACGGACCTCGGGGCCACGACCGAAGACGGGGAGGCGATCGCCGAAGCGAGCCTCGATATCGTCTCGAAGCTCGTTCCGGGGGACACGCTGCGGGACCGGTTCCGCCGCAAGGCCGTCCACGCGACCGGCGACCCCGAGTTCCAGTATCTCATGCGGTTCGGCAACGACCCCATCCGGAGCGGGGCCGACGCCGTGCTGTCGGGCGAACCGATCGTCACCGACGTGAACATGCCACGTCACGGCATCACCGACCGGGGGCACGACTGCGAGAAGTACACGGCACTGGGCGAGGGGGACGATCGCGCCGAGGAGACGGGGATCACTCGAACCGAAGCCGGCGTTCTCGCACTCGACGAACAGGGGGTCTATGACGACGCCATCGCGGTGATCGGCAACGCCCCGACCGCGGCGCTTTCCCTCGCCGAACGGATCGAAGCGGGAACCCGACCCGCAGCGGTCGTCGCGACACCGGTCGGCTTCATCAAGGCCGCCGAGAGCCGGGCGCGGCTCCGGGAAGTCGGCGAGGCAACTGGGGTCCCGACGATCACGAACGTGGGCCGACGCGGCGGGAGTGGCCTGGCTGCAGCGCTCACGAACGAGCTGATTCACGTCGCGACGGACATCGAGGACGGGGTGATCGAGGCATGA
- a CDS encoding cupin domain-containing protein: MDHVSRNTVETAEPVDGVQLTLLAAGERMSVQHFQIEPGATVPEHSHPHEQVGYLVAGELTFLIEGEEIVVSEGDSYSLASVEPHGVENRGDTVVEGIDVFSPPRTDPDWA; this comes from the coding sequence ATGGATCACGTCTCCCGCAACACAGTCGAGACCGCCGAACCGGTCGATGGCGTTCAGCTGACACTGCTTGCCGCTGGCGAGCGCATGAGCGTCCAGCACTTTCAGATCGAACCGGGCGCGACCGTCCCGGAGCACAGCCATCCCCACGAACAGGTCGGCTACCTCGTGGCCGGGGAGCTAACCTTCCTGATCGAGGGCGAGGAAATCGTCGTGAGTGAGGGAGACTCCTACAGTCTTGCGAGCGTGGAACCACACGGCGTCGAAAACCGAGGCGACACCGTCGTCGAGGGCATCGACGTGTTCAGCCCGCCACGGACCGATCCCGACTGGGCCTGA
- a CDS encoding ABC transporter permease: MAVDFDLDRTEGIDAGWSGSHAWLGGSRLRRGVGGTILFLGFWWLVAQPQPAYLLPTPVEVGQALVTELASGAAFVYLGQSLLHYVPGVVLGVLAGSGVGVAAGWNQVFDDASAPVIRVLRPIPPLAWIVFAIMWFGFGHLGAAFIVFIGAFWIAFYNAYSGVEDASTELMEAATTLGVDSDWRLLKRVVLPDATPALFTGLRTSVGQSWMMVIAAELFGAPGVGYEIITSANNLAMPRSIAYMLVISAVFLLSDWAVRSLEGRALAWRQ; this comes from the coding sequence ATGGCAGTCGACTTCGACCTCGACCGGACCGAGGGGATCGACGCCGGGTGGTCAGGGAGCCACGCGTGGCTCGGCGGTTCCCGGCTCCGCCGAGGCGTCGGTGGGACCATCCTCTTCCTCGGCTTCTGGTGGCTCGTGGCCCAGCCCCAGCCGGCCTACCTGCTCCCGACGCCGGTCGAGGTCGGCCAGGCGCTCGTGACCGAACTCGCCAGTGGGGCCGCATTCGTCTATCTCGGGCAGAGCCTGCTCCATTACGTCCCGGGGGTCGTTCTCGGCGTGCTCGCCGGGAGCGGCGTGGGCGTGGCTGCCGGCTGGAATCAGGTCTTCGACGACGCGTCGGCCCCCGTCATCCGGGTGTTGCGGCCCATCCCGCCGCTGGCCTGGATCGTCTTTGCCATCATGTGGTTCGGCTTCGGCCATCTGGGGGCGGCCTTTATCGTCTTCATCGGGGCGTTCTGGATCGCCTTCTACAACGCCTACAGCGGCGTGGAAGACGCCTCGACGGAGCTGATGGAGGCCGCCACGACGCTGGGCGTGGACTCGGACTGGCGGCTGCTCAAGCGGGTCGTCCTCCCCGATGCCACCCCCGCCCTCTTCACCGGGCTCCGGACGAGCGTGGGGCAGAGCTGGATGATGGTGATCGCGGCCGAACTCTTCGGTGCGCCGGGAGTCGGCTACGAGATCATCACGAGCGCCAACAACCTCGCCATGCCGCGGAGCATCGCCTACATGCTGGTCATCAGCGCGGTCTTTCTCCTCTCGGACTGGGCGGTTCGAAGCCTGGAGGGGCGGGCACTCGCGTGGCGACAATGA
- a CDS encoding cobalt-precorrin-7 (C(5))-methyltransferase, whose amino-acid sequence MSEYDLDSGPDPADAAAAEPEDTAAQNPVIAVGIGPGNTDFLTKRGRDAIAQADVVVGFGTVVEMVAELTDAELLTCGYKDEAEALAAFGDRVAEGAQGVAVLMGDPNHSGYQFLGKVENAVDRSVQVVPGISAIQVAASRARTPMEDTRFVTLHKSGDIEPGLQRLRAVVGERNLLVLPRPYDVMPGDIAADLLDSGADPELDTLVLEELTHESESVTRLTLGELAEHAGGDGPEDTPFSDLSVLAVRAPR is encoded by the coding sequence ATGAGCGAGTACGACCTCGATTCGGGGCCCGACCCGGCCGACGCGGCCGCCGCCGAGCCGGAGGACACAGCAGCACAGAACCCGGTGATCGCGGTCGGGATCGGGCCTGGGAACACCGACTTCCTCACGAAACGTGGCCGGGACGCGATCGCCCAGGCGGACGTGGTCGTCGGCTTCGGAACGGTCGTCGAGATGGTCGCCGAACTCACCGACGCGGAGTTGCTGACCTGTGGATACAAAGACGAGGCCGAAGCCCTCGCAGCTTTCGGCGATCGAGTCGCCGAAGGGGCCCAGGGAGTGGCGGTACTCATGGGCGATCCGAACCACTCGGGGTATCAGTTCCTCGGGAAAGTCGAAAACGCGGTCGACCGATCGGTCCAGGTCGTCCCGGGCATCTCGGCGATTCAGGTAGCGGCGAGTCGGGCCCGGACGCCCATGGAGGACACCCGATTCGTCACGCTGCACAAGTCCGGGGACATCGAGCCAGGCCTTCAGCGCCTGCGGGCGGTCGTCGGCGAGCGCAACCTGCTGGTGCTGCCCAGACCGTACGACGTGATGCCCGGGGACATCGCCGCCGACCTGCTCGATTCGGGCGCGGATCCCGAACTCGACACGCTCGTCCTGGAAGAACTCACCCACGAGAGCGAGTCGGTGACGAGACTCACGCTGGGGGAACTGGCCGAACACGCCGGCGGTGACGGCCCCGAGGACACGCCCTTTTCCGACCTCTCGGTGCTGGCGGTTCGCGCCCCGCGATAG
- a CDS encoding ABC transporter substrate-binding protein, which produces MEPADRKGGAGGRAEAVEGREPTRLDRRTFLRTAGTALVTSSLAGLAGCSGGRETQPTLSIGYKPKFAALQYLVMSETGTLSELDAAVEPTNFAGTDASIVSAFADGDLDVGFFGVTQTLKMIEKGVPATGVAANHKNGFVLVGEPTFADQFESEGADAFRQRSEERGEPVQFTTGPAGGMGNLVTTYWLFEELGLSRDVIDIQTMAGIKAIRRSLLSGNAAGTALDEPTLTRLATEDAAVEYLAEPESFLPELPGGIMVVRDELLAERPALARDVTRAHVQATELINDQPAEAAAAASAAIGDSLSTATARQAIDSAASTYVSDPREIEAGTGVFADYMRSEGLLDSDVGFATAFDLEVYDAVSN; this is translated from the coding sequence ATGGAGCCAGCAGACCGAAAAGGCGGGGCTGGGGGACGGGCCGAAGCCGTCGAGGGCCGGGAACCGACTCGACTCGACCGGCGGACGTTTCTGCGTACGGCCGGCACGGCCCTCGTAACGAGTTCGCTGGCGGGCCTGGCCGGGTGTTCCGGCGGCAGGGAGACACAGCCAACCCTCTCCATCGGGTACAAGCCGAAGTTCGCGGCCCTGCAGTACCTCGTGATGAGCGAGACGGGCACGCTCTCGGAACTCGATGCAGCCGTCGAGCCGACGAACTTCGCGGGGACGGACGCGTCGATCGTGTCCGCTTTTGCCGACGGCGACCTCGACGTCGGCTTTTTCGGGGTCACCCAGACCCTCAAGATGATCGAGAAGGGAGTCCCGGCGACCGGTGTCGCCGCGAATCACAAGAACGGCTTCGTTCTCGTCGGCGAACCCACCTTCGCGGACCAGTTTGAAAGCGAGGGGGCAGACGCGTTCCGACAGCGTAGCGAGGAACGGGGCGAGCCCGTCCAGTTCACCACGGGCCCCGCGGGCGGCATGGGCAACCTCGTCACGACCTACTGGCTCTTCGAGGAACTCGGGCTCTCCCGGGATGTCATCGATATCCAGACCATGGCCGGTATCAAGGCCATTCGACGCTCGCTGCTCTCGGGGAACGCCGCCGGGACGGCACTCGACGAACCGACGCTGACTCGACTCGCAACCGAAGACGCCGCGGTCGAGTACCTCGCCGAGCCCGAGTCCTTCCTCCCCGAGTTGCCGGGCGGTATCATGGTCGTCCGCGATGAACTCCTCGCGGAACGGCCGGCCCTGGCCCGGGACGTCACCAGGGCACACGTCCAGGCGACCGAGTTGATCAACGACCAGCCAGCCGAGGCAGCGGCCGCCGCGAGCGCGGCGATCGGGGACTCCCTCTCGACGGCGACCGCCCGCCAGGCCATCGACTCCGCGGCCTCCACCTACGTCTCCGACCCGCGGGAGATCGAGGCCGGGACCGGCGTCTTCGCGGACTACATGCGTTCGGAGGGACTGCTCGACTCCGACGTTGGCTTTGCCACAGCCTTCGATCTGGAGGTCTACGACGCGGTTTCGAACTGA
- a CDS encoding ABC transporter ATP-binding protein, translated as MTANHPSPGTIRFDRVEKTYQTTDGGYTTAVADVSLTVEPGELLTVVGPSGCGKTTLIRLVAGLEAPTAGRVQVDGTDVPGPAPERPVVFQEPRLFPWLSARENVAFGLRETDHTEAEIRQRAAEQLKSVGLGDAGGAYPTELSGGMKQRVGLARALAVQPPVLLMDEPFGSVDAHTSRDLQDDLLSVWGRTGRTVLFVTHDIGEAVYLGDRVVVMGTDPGHIRETVTVDVARPRDRTDPALADYRERILELIDGN; from the coding sequence ATGACCGCAAATCACCCCAGCCCCGGAACGATCCGCTTCGACCGCGTCGAGAAGACCTACCAGACTACAGATGGCGGCTATACGACTGCAGTGGCTGACGTGTCACTCACAGTCGAGCCGGGAGAGTTACTGACGGTCGTCGGGCCCTCCGGCTGTGGCAAGACCACGCTGATCCGGCTGGTTGCGGGGCTAGAGGCCCCGACTGCGGGCCGCGTTCAGGTCGATGGCACGGACGTCCCCGGGCCAGCCCCGGAGCGACCCGTCGTCTTCCAGGAGCCCCGGCTCTTCCCCTGGCTCTCCGCCCGGGAGAACGTCGCCTTCGGCCTGCGGGAGACAGATCACACCGAGGCGGAGATACGACAGCGGGCGGCCGAACAGCTGAAATCGGTGGGTCTCGGGGACGCCGGCGGGGCCTACCCGACGGAACTCTCCGGCGGGATGAAACAGCGAGTCGGGCTGGCCCGAGCCCTCGCCGTGCAACCGCCCGTACTGTTGATGGACGAACCGTTCGGGAGTGTCGACGCCCACACCAGCCGGGATCTCCAGGACGACCTGTTGTCAGTCTGGGGTCGGACGGGGCGGACGGTCCTCTTTGTCACCCACGACATCGGCGAGGCGGTCTACCTGGGCGACCGGGTGGTCGTGATGGGGACGGATCCGGGCCACATTCGTGAAACCGTCACCGTCGACGTGGCCCGCCCCCGGGACCGAACCGACCCCGCGCTCGCCGACTATCGCGAGCGGATCCTCGAACTGATCGACGGTAACTAA
- a CDS encoding isoaspartyl peptidase/L-asparaginase, producing the protein MKVLAHGGAGHTPAEPAARQAALDSAVETGVTAERPLDAVETTLRRLEDDPRFNAGVGSAVQSDGVIRTDAGLMTGEGQIGAAAAMPGVQHAASVARIVLAETPHVMVAGDRASALAAEFGIETEADLWTERSRERWADASPPEGGPRAQLDWVREQFGGHDTIGAVATDGDAIAVGTSTGGRWFALAGRVGDVPQVGSGFYASERAAASATGAGEDIAQVTLSRLAVDLVESGADPATAAERALAAFEELTGSTAGLIVLDPSGDRGRAFNSAAMQTAWRAD; encoded by the coding sequence ATGAAAGTCCTCGCACACGGGGGCGCGGGACACACCCCGGCGGAACCAGCGGCGCGCCAGGCAGCCCTCGATTCGGCCGTCGAGACTGGCGTCACGGCCGAACGCCCGCTCGACGCGGTGGAAACCACGCTCCGGCGACTGGAGGACGACCCCCGCTTCAACGCCGGCGTGGGAAGCGCCGTCCAGAGCGACGGAGTGATCCGGACCGACGCCGGCCTGATGACCGGCGAGGGGCAGATCGGCGCGGCGGCCGCCATGCCCGGCGTTCAGCACGCCGCGAGCGTCGCCCGAATCGTTCTCGCGGAGACACCACACGTCATGGTCGCCGGGGACCGGGCCAGCGCCCTGGCCGCCGAGTTCGGGATCGAGACCGAGGCCGACCTCTGGACCGAGCGCTCGCGAGAACGCTGGGCCGACGCCTCGCCACCCGAGGGCGGCCCGCGCGCCCAGCTGGACTGGGTTCGCGAGCAGTTCGGCGGCCACGACACGATTGGAGCAGTTGCCACCGACGGCGACGCCATCGCGGTCGGGACCTCGACCGGCGGCCGCTGGTTCGCGCTTGCGGGGCGAGTTGGTGATGTCCCCCAGGTCGGCAGCGGCTTCTACGCGAGCGAACGGGCCGCCGCGAGCGCCACTGGGGCCGGCGAGGACATCGCTCAGGTCACACTCTCCCGGCTGGCCGTCGACCTGGTCGAGTCCGGTGCCGACCCGGCCACCGCAGCCGAGCGCGCACTCGCAGCGTTCGAGGAGCTGACGGGCTCGACCGCCGGACTGATCGTGCTCGACCCCTCGGGCGACCGGGGGAGGGCGTTCAATTCAGCCGCGATGCAGACCGCCTGGCGAGCCGACTGA
- the icd gene encoding isocitrate dehydrogenase (NADP(+)), with protein MSYDHVDVPADGERVTYDADADELDVPDNPIVPILYGDGIGVDVAPAAKQVLQAAAEATGRHVEWMRVYAGETAREMYDENLPAETVEAIREFRVALKGPLTTPVGAGFRSLNVALRQKLDLYANVRPTYYLEGVPSPVKAPEQMDMVTFRENTEDVYAGIEWEAGTPEVEQVRTFLEEEMGAAGIHEGPVGIGIKPITEFNTKRLVREAIDYALANDRDSVTLVHKGNIMKYTEGQFRDWGYEVAEEEYGEEVITEDTLWEERDGEQPEDALVVNDRIADNMLQQLLTRTEDYDVLAMPNLNGDYLSDAAGAQIGGLGIAPGANFGEGRVLAEPVHGSAPKYAGQDKVNPAAMILSGRLLFEYLGWEDAASLIGEAVEQTIASKYVTYDLHRQIEGGEKASTSEFAQRVAATIDELA; from the coding sequence ATGAGCTACGATCACGTGGACGTGCCCGCGGACGGCGAGCGGGTGACCTACGACGCGGACGCTGACGAACTTGACGTGCCGGACAACCCCATCGTGCCGATCCTCTACGGTGACGGTATTGGAGTGGATGTGGCCCCCGCCGCAAAGCAGGTCCTTCAGGCCGCTGCGGAGGCGACGGGCCGACACGTCGAGTGGATGCGCGTCTATGCCGGCGAGACCGCTCGCGAGATGTACGACGAGAACCTCCCCGCGGAGACCGTCGAGGCGATCCGGGAGTTTAGGGTCGCGCTGAAAGGCCCGCTTACGACGCCGGTCGGCGCTGGCTTCCGCAGTCTGAACGTCGCCCTGCGCCAAAAACTGGACCTCTATGCGAACGTCCGCCCGACCTACTACCTCGAAGGGGTCCCCTCCCCGGTGAAGGCCCCCGAGCAGATGGACATGGTGACCTTCCGGGAGAACACCGAGGACGTCTATGCCGGCATCGAGTGGGAGGCCGGCACCCCCGAAGTCGAGCAGGTCCGGACCTTCCTCGAGGAGGAGATGGGTGCTGCGGGCATCCACGAGGGCCCGGTCGGGATCGGCATCAAGCCGATCACCGAGTTCAACACCAAGCGGCTGGTCCGGGAGGCCATCGATTATGCCCTGGCAAACGACCGGGATTCGGTCACGCTGGTCCACAAGGGCAACATCATGAAGTACACCGAGGGCCAGTTCCGCGACTGGGGCTATGAGGTCGCCGAGGAGGAGTACGGCGAGGAGGTCATCACCGAGGACACGCTCTGGGAGGAGCGGGACGGCGAGCAGCCCGAAGACGCCCTCGTGGTCAACGACCGTATCGCGGACAACATGCTCCAGCAACTGCTCACCCGGACCGAGGACTACGACGTGCTCGCGATGCCCAACCTGAACGGCGATTATCTCTCTGATGCCGCCGGGGCCCAGATCGGCGGCCTGGGCATCGCCCCGGGCGCGAACTTCGGTGAGGGGCGGGTCCTCGCGGAACCGGTCCACGGCTCCGCGCCCAAGTACGCCGGCCAGGACAAGGTCAACCCGGCCGCGATGATCCTCTCGGGACGGCTCCTCTTCGAGTACCTCGGCTGGGAGGACGCGGCATCCCTGATCGGCGAGGCCGTCGAGCAAACCATCGCCTCGAAGTACGTCACCTACGACCTCCACCGCCAGATCGAGGGCGGCGAGAAGGCAAGCACCAGCGAGTTCGCCCAGCGGGTCGCGGCGACGATCGACGAGTTGGCCTGA